From the Myxococcales bacterium genome, one window contains:
- a CDS encoding EAL domain-containing protein, protein MSRQPFLERHGEHAVRVALDRLPFRIGRSKDADHTLPTREVSSFHAEIFEDEGGYAVRDLGSRNGTFVNGERIDLAPLFDGDIVHVAHEEFRFVVGEAAFGDERTLASPGTVQEALIHESTALERVLTQRAVTAVFQPIVRLADRAVVAYETLGRPQVAVARYGIGELFRIASTRGAGARLSRLFRSVALADLTQLPARPAAIFFNLHPQEMTEPDELDAELRAIVDALGPGQRAVIEIHESAVTDLAAMKRIRAQLRELGLHLAYDDFGAGQSRLMELVEVPPDFLKLDMSLVRDIDRSGKRQELVRALVHVMTDLGIAVLAEGVEREGESEACVELGCALGQGYLYGRPRPAAG, encoded by the coding sequence GTGAGTCGACAGCCATTCCTCGAGCGTCACGGCGAGCACGCGGTCCGGGTCGCGCTCGATCGGCTGCCGTTCCGGATCGGCCGGAGCAAGGACGCGGACCACACGCTGCCGACGCGCGAGGTCTCGAGCTTCCACGCCGAGATCTTCGAGGACGAGGGCGGCTACGCGGTCCGTGATCTCGGCAGCCGCAACGGCACGTTCGTCAACGGCGAGCGGATCGACCTGGCGCCGCTGTTCGACGGCGACATCGTCCACGTCGCCCACGAAGAGTTCCGGTTCGTCGTCGGCGAGGCCGCGTTCGGCGACGAGCGCACGCTGGCCAGCCCGGGCACGGTCCAGGAGGCCCTGATCCACGAGTCGACCGCGCTCGAGCGCGTGCTGACCCAGCGCGCGGTCACCGCGGTGTTCCAGCCGATCGTCCGCCTCGCCGACCGGGCGGTGGTCGCGTACGAGACCCTGGGCCGGCCCCAGGTCGCCGTCGCGCGCTACGGCATCGGCGAGCTGTTCCGGATCGCGAGCACGCGCGGCGCCGGGGCGCGCCTGAGCCGGCTGTTCCGCTCGGTGGCCCTGGCCGACCTGACGCAGCTGCCGGCGCGGCCGGCGGCGATCTTCTTCAACCTGCACCCGCAGGAGATGACCGAGCCGGACGAGCTCGACGCCGAGCTGCGCGCGATCGTCGACGCGCTCGGCCCGGGCCAGCGCGCGGTGATCGAGATCCACGAGTCGGCGGTCACCGACCTCGCCGCGATGAAGCGCATCCGCGCGCAGCTCCGCGAGCTCGGCCTCCACCTCGCGTACGACGACTTCGGCGCCGGCCAGTCGCGGCTGATGGAGCTGGTCGAGGTCCCGCCCGACTTCCTGAAGCTCGACATGAGCCTGGTGCGCGACATCGATCGCAGCGGCAAGCGCCAGGAGCTGGTGCGCGCGCTGGTCCACGTCATGACCGACCTGGGCATCGCGGTGCTGGCCGAGGGGGTCGAGCGCGAGGGCGAGAGCGAGGCCTGCGTCGAGCTGGGCTGCGCCCTGGGCCAGGGCTACCTGTACGGCCGCCCGCGGCCGGCCGCGGGGTAG
- a CDS encoding CotH kinase family protein: protein MARSHALGWLALVLVLLAAACSDDPGDSPLDAGPIDAPDDGGVDPSAALFPTDRVMSVQITMAPADWAALRNQPRPSDLSNTTCARQPTAEGYTYYPATITIDGLTVADVGLRKKGNLGSLSSTRPGMRVKANEYVAGQRIAGLEALTLNNNHQDDTLISQCLGYGLFRAAGLPASRCAFAHVVVNGEDLGVYSHVETIREEFLARRFADATGNLYEAGGDFTPGGTGGFQPKTNSTAPDCSDLDPVVAALAVPDAELEARVGAVIDLDAYNRFWAMEVVTDHWDGYANNRNNYYFYHDPTSDQLQFIPWGIDALFSGRQRTTRPYSVFACGSLPWRLYSVPATRARYLAALRGVLDTVWDGPTIVAEIDRLQTLLRPFADPTNSGDFAARLDRVRAFVMTREGQLRAELAAGDPVWPYPAGEASCRIDLGTITTTFSTTWGTLGMFGVGSGMMSGTIAGVDVTRPLASASAGVDAEGKGALQLLAQLPDGRYAVVFVIVTNPADVTPGTRPIDLVNVASIMTFYDPVTDTTTGGGLLLPGTLTFSAAGTTPGAPITGTVTGTVIEL, encoded by the coding sequence GTGGCGCGATCCCACGCCCTGGGCTGGCTCGCGCTCGTCCTCGTGCTGCTCGCCGCCGCGTGCAGTGACGACCCCGGCGACAGCCCGCTCGACGCCGGGCCGATCGACGCGCCCGACGACGGCGGCGTCGACCCGAGCGCGGCCCTGTTCCCGACCGACCGCGTGATGTCGGTCCAGATCACGATGGCCCCGGCCGACTGGGCCGCGCTGCGCAACCAGCCGCGGCCGAGCGATCTGTCGAACACCACGTGCGCGCGCCAGCCCACCGCCGAGGGCTACACCTACTACCCGGCGACGATCACGATCGACGGCCTGACCGTCGCCGACGTCGGGCTGCGCAAGAAGGGCAACCTGGGCTCGCTCTCGAGCACGCGCCCCGGCATGCGGGTGAAGGCCAACGAGTACGTCGCCGGCCAGCGCATCGCAGGGCTCGAGGCGCTCACGCTCAACAACAACCACCAGGACGACACGCTGATCAGCCAGTGCCTCGGCTACGGCCTGTTCCGCGCCGCCGGGCTGCCCGCGTCGCGCTGCGCGTTCGCCCACGTCGTCGTCAACGGCGAGGACCTCGGCGTCTACTCGCACGTCGAGACGATCCGCGAGGAGTTCCTGGCGCGCCGGTTCGCCGACGCCACCGGCAACCTCTACGAGGCCGGCGGCGACTTCACGCCCGGCGGCACCGGCGGCTTCCAGCCCAAGACCAACTCGACCGCGCCCGACTGCAGCGATCTCGATCCGGTGGTGGCGGCGCTGGCCGTCCCCGACGCCGAGCTCGAGGCCCGGGTCGGCGCGGTGATCGATCTCGACGCCTACAACCGCTTCTGGGCGATGGAGGTCGTGACCGATCACTGGGACGGCTACGCCAACAACCGCAACAACTACTACTTCTATCACGACCCCACCTCGGACCAGCTCCAGTTCATCCCGTGGGGCATCGACGCGCTGTTCAGCGGGCGCCAGCGCACGACCCGTCCGTACTCGGTGTTCGCGTGCGGCTCGCTGCCGTGGCGCCTGTACTCGGTCCCGGCCACGCGCGCGCGCTACCTCGCCGCGCTGCGCGGCGTGCTCGACACGGTCTGGGACGGGCCGACGATCGTCGCCGAGATCGATCGGCTCCAGACGCTCTTGCGCCCGTTCGCCGACCCCACCAACTCCGGCGACTTCGCGGCCCGCCTCGACCGCGTGCGCGCGTTCGTGATGACGCGCGAGGGCCAGCTCCGCGCCGAGCTCGCCGCCGGCGACCCGGTGTGGCCGTACCCCGCCGGCGAGGCCTCGTGCCGGATCGACCTCGGCACGATCACGACCACATTCTCGACCACGTGGGGCACGCTCGGCATGTTCGGCGTCGGCAGCGGCATGATGAGCGGCACGATCGCCGGCGTCGACGTGACCCGGCCCCTCGCGTCGGCCAGCGCCGGCGTCGACGCCGAGGGCAAGGGCGCGCTGCAGCTGCTCGCGCAGCTCCCCGACGGCCGCTACGCCGTCGTGTTCGTGATCGTCACCAACCCCGCCGACGTCACCCCCGGCACCCGCCCCATCGACCTCGTCAACGTCGCCTCGATCATGACCTTCTACGACCCCGTCACTGACACCACCACCGGCGGCGGCCTGCTCCTCCCCGGCACCCTCACCTTCTCCGCCGCCGGCACCACCCCCGGCGCCCCCATCACTGGCACCGTCACCGGCACGGTCATCGAGCTGTAG
- a CDS encoding Hint domain-containing protein: MLFGAREYDAGIGRWLWRDPMGFVDGGNRYAYVDSDPINLVDPFGTWGVSLQNLADLSAGFGDRLTFGGTAWLRRKLGTDDVVNKCSGWYLGGRIAGELVRDYIIGAGVARVLGGGAEIAAVCRNSFVAGTPVHTPDGLVPIEALVPGDRVLARDAVTGEVSYQPIEHVIVTADKEASDLRLERDGIDETIGVTREHPFWLRDHGWTKAYRLAPGDLVFTEGGTWARVVSNTPRPTRQYVYNLSVANDHTFFVGQVGAWVHNCAWNSHSQMVRALGKAGPGQAWHHVVEQTPRNVARFGARVIHNTRNVVRLPHGAGTLHNKISGLYSSIRVNITGSSSLTVRQWLSSQSFSAQAAFGRRALRNVARGIW; this comes from the coding sequence GTGCTGTTCGGCGCGCGCGAGTACGACGCGGGCATCGGTCGGTGGCTGTGGCGCGATCCGATGGGCTTCGTCGACGGCGGCAACCGCTACGCCTACGTCGACTCCGATCCGATCAACCTCGTCGATCCGTTCGGCACGTGGGGCGTCTCGTTGCAGAACCTGGCCGACCTTTCGGCCGGCTTCGGCGACCGGCTGACGTTCGGTGGCACCGCCTGGCTGCGGCGCAAGCTGGGGACCGACGATGTCGTCAACAAGTGCTCGGGCTGGTACCTCGGCGGCCGCATCGCCGGCGAGCTCGTCCGGGACTACATCATCGGAGCTGGGGTCGCGCGCGTCCTGGGCGGCGGCGCCGAGATCGCCGCGGTCTGTCGCAACTCGTTCGTGGCCGGCACGCCGGTGCACACGCCCGACGGGCTGGTGCCGATCGAGGCGCTGGTGCCCGGGGACCGCGTGCTCGCGCGCGACGCGGTCACCGGCGAGGTCTCGTACCAGCCGATCGAGCACGTCATCGTCACCGCCGACAAGGAGGCGTCCGACCTGCGCCTCGAGCGCGACGGCATCGACGAGACGATCGGCGTCACCCGCGAGCACCCGTTCTGGCTGCGCGACCACGGCTGGACCAAGGCCTACCGCCTCGCCCCCGGCGACCTCGTCTTCACCGAGGGCGGCACCTGGGCCCGCGTCGTCTCCAACACCCCGCGCCCCACCCGGCAGTACGTCTACAACCTCTCCGTCGCCAACGACCACACCTTCTTCGTCGGCCAGGTCGGCGCGTGGGTCCACAACTGCGCCTGGAATTCGCACAGCCAGATGGTGCGTGCACTGGGGAAAGCCGGCCCTGGGCAGGCGTGGCACCACGTCGTCGAGCAAACCCCGCGGAACGTGGCGCGGTTCGGAGCGCGGGTGATCCACAACACCCGCAATGTCGTCCGACTTCCGCACGGCGCGGGAACGCTTCACAACAAGATAAGCGGTCTCTACAGCAGCATTCGTGTCAACATTACGGGATCGAGTAGCCTCACGGTACGGCAGTGGTTGAGTTCCCAGTCCTTCAGCGCCCAAGCCGCATTCGGTCGGCGCGCACTTCGGAACGTCGCTCGAGGCATATGGTGA
- a CDS encoding DUF2019 domain-containing protein: MVKFDLATLVKEFSENVAAQTDAIWSGDARTGNKHAKRYIRAFERLRAIGDEGREALVPLMSKEHRPDVRATAAAFLLRYRHDEARKVLQEIARGAGLIPFEAQEALKRWDEGVWQLDPV, encoded by the coding sequence ATGGTGAAGTTCGACTTGGCAACGCTGGTCAAGGAGTTCAGCGAGAACGTCGCGGCTCAGACCGATGCCATCTGGTCGGGGGACGCGAGGACGGGCAACAAGCACGCCAAGCGCTACATCCGCGCCTTCGAACGCCTGCGAGCCATCGGCGACGAAGGCCGTGAGGCACTCGTGCCGTTGATGTCCAAGGAGCATCGACCTGACGTCCGCGCGACCGCCGCGGCGTTCTTGCTGCGCTACCGGCATGACGAAGCGCGGAAGGTCCTGCAGGAGATCGCTCGGGGCGCGGGGCTCATACCGTTCGAAGCGCAGGAGGCTCTCAAGCGATGGGACGAAGGGGTCTGGCAGCTCGACCCAGTGTGA
- a CDS encoding alkaline phosphatase D family protein: MPIIVMNPDGSPRTVPTFPSGGGTAGTSNFANTLDDYRHLYKTFGTDPDLQAARARWPFVHTWDDHEFSDDCWQSMANYTDAETLDEPSQRRKLAANQAWFEYVPSQLTGAVGVTGVTQDAHDFAAATVADAAFTAVNADNFVPEPNNVAAVGSVTIYRSLRFGQHCELIVTDLRSYRSDHAVPEETFGLAIEYLNPRYVLPVPDVETLDAGATANGGNPPAMVGITPVPNPRLTTPPGTMLGAEQKAWWKASMQGSTATWKVWGNQVPFMRFYINKGPVISLIVDRLMSCDAWDGYPSERKELTQFLRTNNIKNVVLLTGDIHAHFAGTVSDNFASTTPTPVGVEFIAAGISSNSVFSFYESASRPAPGDVRSVVTYDARPGRTEVRREHEHAAGPRLRRRAHDGADQRPRHGAGRLRSHDQPAPQVRRHQRPGLRRRALHRRPGRVHAHHHRPPHPHRRPRRHPHRPLRRPQGQPRRHDRPHLHRHAAVPVLTAGHVARPVEAWPPGRAVGARLHGARPGACAPLGKGETPDAARSAATRARGRNAPLGHRRAVDIDDWLTRPRR; the protein is encoded by the coding sequence ATGCCGATCATCGTCATGAACCCCGACGGCTCGCCGCGCACGGTCCCGACGTTCCCGTCGGGCGGCGGCACCGCCGGCACGTCGAACTTCGCCAACACGCTCGACGACTACCGCCACCTGTACAAGACCTTCGGTACCGACCCGGACCTCCAGGCCGCGCGCGCCCGCTGGCCGTTCGTCCACACCTGGGACGACCACGAGTTCTCCGACGACTGCTGGCAGTCGATGGCCAACTACACCGACGCCGAGACCCTCGACGAGCCGTCGCAGCGGCGCAAGCTGGCCGCCAACCAGGCCTGGTTCGAGTACGTCCCCAGCCAGCTCACCGGCGCGGTCGGGGTCACCGGCGTCACCCAGGACGCCCACGACTTCGCGGCCGCGACCGTCGCCGACGCGGCGTTCACCGCGGTCAATGCCGACAACTTCGTGCCCGAGCCCAACAACGTCGCCGCGGTCGGCTCGGTGACCATCTACCGCAGCCTGCGGTTCGGCCAGCACTGCGAGCTGATCGTCACCGACCTGCGCTCGTACCGCAGCGACCACGCGGTGCCCGAGGAGACCTTCGGCCTGGCGATCGAGTACCTGAACCCGCGCTACGTGCTGCCGGTGCCCGACGTCGAGACCCTGGATGCCGGCGCCACCGCCAACGGCGGCAACCCGCCGGCGATGGTCGGCATCACGCCGGTGCCTAACCCGCGCCTGACCACGCCGCCCGGCACGATGCTCGGCGCCGAGCAGAAGGCCTGGTGGAAGGCGTCGATGCAGGGCTCGACCGCGACCTGGAAGGTCTGGGGCAACCAGGTCCCGTTCATGCGCTTCTACATCAACAAGGGCCCGGTGATCAGCCTGATCGTCGATCGCCTCATGAGCTGCGACGCCTGGGACGGGTACCCGAGCGAGCGCAAGGAGCTGACGCAGTTCCTGCGCACCAACAACATCAAGAACGTGGTGCTCCTGACCGGCGACATCCACGCGCACTTCGCCGGCACCGTCAGCGACAACTTCGCCTCGACCACGCCCACGCCGGTCGGCGTCGAGTTCATCGCCGCCGGCATCTCGTCGAACTCGGTGTTCTCGTTCTACGAGTCGGCGTCGCGGCCCGCGCCCGGCGACGTGCGCTCGGTCGTCACCTACGACGCGCGGCCCGGGCGGACCGAAGTTCGTCGAGAACATGAACATGCTGCTGGTCCACGGCTCCGCCGCCGCGCGCACGATGGCGCAGACCAACGACCGCGCCATGGCGCTGGCCGCCTCCGATCGCACGATCAACCCGCACCTCAAGTACGCCGACACCAACGCCCAGGGCTACGGCGTCGCGCTCTTCACCGCCGCCCAGGTCGAGTCCACGCTCACCACCATCGGCCGCCCCATCCGCACCGGCGACCCCGTCGTCACCCGCACCGCCCGCTTCGTCGTCCCCAAGGACAACCCCGCCGGCATGACCGGCCCCACCTTCACCGGCACGCCGCCGTTCCCGTTCTGACGGCGGGTCACGTAGCGCGGCCCGTCGAGGCCTGGCCGCCCGGTCGCGCGGTCGGCGCGCGGCTTCACGGCGCGCGACCAGGTGCGTGCGCGCCGCTCGGGAAAGGCGAGACGCCCGACGCGGCGCGTTCGGCAGCGACTCGGGCCCGGGGCCGCAATGCGCCGCTCGGGCACCGCCGCGCCGTCGACATCGATGATTGGCTGACGAGACCACGCCGGTGA
- a CDS encoding PhoD-like phosphatase N-terminal domain-containing protein, whose product MKRRDFLRLSGTFFAVASLGGVAACSDDSSGSPDAGTDAPPTGLVLFPQGLGSGDPRETSVVLWTRAVPASGTADVPLRVEVASDAAFATIVVMQDITAGASADHTVRVVVTGLAADTIYYYRFVAAADSISGRTRTAPAAGADVPIRMAWVSCQDYAAGQYHAYRQMVTEDMARPEADQVRFVLHLGDFIYETRGDGFQGRSTRSSCRSSS is encoded by the coding sequence ATGAAGCGTCGCGACTTCCTGCGTCTGTCCGGAACCTTCTTCGCCGTCGCCAGCCTGGGAGGGGTCGCCGCGTGCAGCGATGACAGCAGCGGCAGCCCCGACGCGGGCACCGACGCGCCGCCGACCGGCCTGGTCCTGTTCCCGCAAGGCCTCGGCTCGGGCGACCCGCGCGAGACTTCGGTCGTGCTGTGGACCCGGGCCGTGCCGGCGTCGGGCACCGCCGACGTGCCGCTGCGGGTCGAGGTCGCGTCCGACGCGGCGTTCGCGACGATCGTCGTGATGCAGGACATCACCGCCGGCGCCAGCGCCGACCACACCGTGCGCGTGGTCGTGACCGGCCTCGCCGCCGACACGATCTACTACTACCGGTTCGTCGCCGCCGCCGACTCGATCAGCGGCCGCACCCGCACCGCGCCCGCGGCCGGCGCCGACGTGCCCATCCGCATGGCCTGGGTCAGCTGCCAGGACTACGCCGCCGGCCAGTACCACGCCTACCGCCAGATGGTCACCGAGGACATGGCCCGGCCCGAGGCCGATCAGGTCCGCTTCGTCCTGCACCTCGGCGACTTCATCTACGAGACCCGCGGCGACGGCTTCCAGGGGCGATCGACGAGGAGTTCATGCCGATCATCGTCATGA
- a CDS encoding transposase produces the protein MSAPRRNRTPSQLTLDQARRPTGHGGWRPGAGRKKRPGACAHLPRVRFPASVPVHVTLKVVDGVPSFRRAAVMRVVHAAIRAGGHLGDFRVVHYSVLGDHVHLIVEAAGATALARGMQGLTIRLARRLNALLGRRGRLFAQRYHARPLRTPREVRNAVRYVLLNGRHHAAERGQVLSPGWIDPYSSALWFDGWKTAVRADAPWLRSLARDGCPTAAPRTWLLSVGWRRGGGLIDVDDVPGPAP, from the coding sequence ATGAGCGCTCCACGTCGCAACCGAACGCCGAGCCAGCTCACGCTGGATCAGGCGCGTCGCCCGACCGGGCACGGCGGCTGGCGTCCGGGCGCCGGCCGCAAGAAGCGCCCGGGCGCCTGCGCGCACCTGCCGCGCGTGCGGTTCCCGGCGTCGGTGCCGGTGCACGTCACGCTCAAGGTCGTCGACGGCGTGCCGTCGTTCCGGCGCGCCGCGGTCATGCGCGTCGTCCATGCGGCGATCCGCGCCGGCGGTCACCTCGGCGACTTCCGCGTCGTGCACTACAGCGTCCTCGGCGACCACGTGCATCTCATCGTCGAGGCCGCCGGCGCCACGGCGCTCGCGCGCGGCATGCAGGGCCTGACCATCCGCCTGGCCCGGCGCCTCAACGCGCTGCTCGGCCGCCGCGGCCGGCTGTTCGCCCAGCGCTATCATGCCCGCCCGCTGCGCACGCCGCGCGAGGTGCGCAACGCCGTCCGCTACGTCCTGCTCAACGGCCGGCACCACGCCGCCGAGCGTGGACAGGTCCTGTCGCCCGGCTGGATCGACCCGTACTCCAGCGCGCTGTGGTTCGACGGCTGGAAGACCGCGGTCCGCGCCGACGCCCCGTGGCTGCGCTCGCTCGCCCGCGACGGCTGCCCGACCGCCGCGCCGCGGACCTGGCTGCTCTCGGTCGGCTGGCGCCGAGGCGGCGGCCTGATCGACGTCGACGATGTGCCCGGGCCCGCGCCGTGA
- a CDS encoding polysaccharide biosynthesis protein, which yields MSPSPDRSARWTGASPALSGSHPALGGRRPSHAAVIMLDLVLVMAAGMAAYIARFEGGIPPTFFRQLAIVIPVLAVLRVAANQLFGVYRMVWRYVGLREALRFAQATAVVSALLLLGRLLLGQINGHFIFPFSIIVMEGALSFLGMVGARFLPRIRSERTRTDSGIPTLIIGAGQGGLEVVKEAARHPELGIRPIGYLDDDPHKAGMEIGALRVLGTVRDADRVVRHTGAERVIIASTSIPAKVVGKVIDACNPLGVEVRIVKGTYDYLDGSTPSAGDSTGLVREVRIEDLLARDPVPPSLSRDDLRGHYGGKRVLVTGAGGSIGSELCRQLAAMGVSPLFLAERDETNLFEIERELAGIKNQGAKITPVLLDVMDAKAVERVFKELQPQIVFHAAAYKHVPMMERFPWEAVRNNVFATRQLAELADEHGVESFVMISTDKVINPTSVMGATKRFAEQLVQEIAPRSKTRFSCVRFGNVLGSRGSVVGIFRDQIARGGPVTVTHPEATRYFMTIPEAANLVLQAGTIGADGEVFLLDMGEPVKIIELARQMIRLSGFTEDQIPIKVVGTRPGEKLFEELSTTAENLSPTDVRKIFRCRPVPIDPARLNALTERLAFLVKARDGDGVREVLRDLDIGYQITPARQA from the coding sequence GTGAGCCCCAGCCCGGATCGCTCGGCGCGGTGGACCGGCGCGTCGCCGGCGCTGTCGGGGAGCCACCCGGCCCTGGGCGGCCGTCGGCCGAGCCACGCGGCGGTGATCATGCTCGACCTCGTGCTGGTGATGGCGGCGGGCATGGCCGCGTACATCGCCCGCTTCGAGGGCGGGATCCCACCGACGTTCTTCCGTCAGCTCGCGATCGTCATCCCGGTGCTGGCGGTCCTCCGGGTCGCCGCCAACCAGCTGTTCGGCGTCTACCGGATGGTCTGGCGCTACGTCGGCCTGCGCGAGGCGCTGCGGTTCGCCCAGGCGACCGCGGTCGTCAGCGCGCTGCTGCTCCTGGGGCGCCTCCTGCTGGGCCAGATCAATGGTCACTTCATCTTCCCGTTCTCGATCATCGTGATGGAGGGGGCGCTGTCGTTCCTCGGGATGGTCGGCGCGCGGTTCCTGCCGCGGATCCGCAGCGAGCGGACCCGCACCGACTCGGGCATCCCGACCTTGATCATCGGCGCCGGCCAGGGCGGCCTCGAGGTGGTCAAGGAGGCGGCGCGCCACCCCGAGCTCGGCATCCGGCCGATCGGCTACCTCGACGACGATCCCCACAAGGCCGGCATGGAGATCGGCGCGCTGCGCGTGCTGGGCACCGTCCGCGACGCCGATCGCGTCGTGCGCCACACCGGCGCCGAGCGCGTGATCATCGCCAGCACCTCGATCCCGGCCAAGGTGGTCGGCAAGGTCATCGACGCGTGCAACCCGCTCGGCGTCGAGGTCCGGATCGTCAAGGGCACCTACGACTACCTCGACGGCTCGACCCCGAGCGCCGGCGACTCGACCGGCCTGGTGCGCGAGGTCCGCATCGAGGACCTGCTGGCGCGCGATCCGGTGCCGCCGTCGCTGTCGCGCGACGATCTGCGCGGCCACTACGGCGGCAAGCGGGTGCTGGTCACCGGCGCCGGCGGCTCGATCGGCTCGGAGCTGTGCCGCCAGCTGGCCGCGATGGGCGTGTCGCCGCTGTTCCTGGCCGAGCGCGACGAGACCAACCTGTTCGAGATCGAGCGCGAGCTCGCCGGCATCAAGAACCAGGGCGCGAAGATCACGCCGGTCCTGCTCGACGTGATGGACGCCAAGGCGGTCGAGCGGGTGTTCAAGGAGCTGCAGCCGCAGATCGTGTTCCACGCCGCCGCGTACAAGCACGTGCCGATGATGGAGCGCTTCCCGTGGGAGGCGGTCCGCAACAACGTCTTCGCGACCCGGCAGCTGGCCGAGCTGGCCGACGAGCACGGCGTCGAGTCGTTCGTGATGATCTCGACCGACAAGGTCATCAACCCGACCAGCGTGATGGGCGCGACCAAGCGCTTCGCCGAGCAGCTGGTCCAGGAGATCGCGCCGCGGTCCAAGACCCGGTTCTCGTGCGTGCGCTTCGGCAACGTGCTCGGCAGCCGCGGCTCGGTCGTCGGCATCTTCCGCGATCAGATCGCGCGCGGCGGGCCGGTCACGGTCACCCACCCCGAGGCCACGCGCTACTTCATGACCATCCCCGAGGCCGCCAACCTGGTGCTCCAGGCCGGGACGATCGGCGCCGACGGCGAGGTGTTCCTGCTCGACATGGGCGAGCCGGTCAAGATCATCGAGCTGGCCCGGCAGATGATCCGGCTCTCGGGCTTCACCGAGGACCAGATCCCGATCAAGGTCGTCGGCACCCGCCCCGGCGAGAAGCTGTTCGAGGAGCTGTCGACGACGGCCGAGAACCTGTCGCCCACCGACGTCCGCAAGATCTTCCGGTGCCGGCCGGTGCCCATCGACCCCGCGCGCCTGAACGCGCTCACCGAGCGCCTGGCCTTCCTGGTCAAGGCCCGCGACGGCGACGGCGTGCGCGAGGTGCTGCGCGACCTCGACATCGGGTACCAGATCACGCCCGCGCGCCAGGCGTGA